The genomic interval CTATACGTTCCGACCGAAAAACGCCAAGCTATCGGCTGATTCAACACCGCATTGCCAATCGAATCTCGGAAAAGAAACAAGAATGGACGAGCTGATCCAAAAATTGACCAACCAATTGGGTATCGATCCGAGCGTCGCGGCGTCAGCCACCGCCAAAGCGATGGCTTTGGTCAAAGAACAGGTGGGCGACGATCTCTTTTCCAAGATCTCCAACGAAATCCCAGGCGCCGATTCCGCAGCCGAACAAGCAGATGCGCCAGGCAGCGTTGCCGGAGGGGGGTTGATGGGAGCGATCGGTGGACTTGCTGGAGGACTCTTGGGTGGTTCTGTTGGCGACGCGGCCAAGCTGGCTCAAGGGCTCAGCGCCAGCGGTTTGCAAGCCGGACAATTGGGCGATTTCGCGTCCACACTGGTTTCG from Stieleria varia carries:
- a CDS encoding DUF2780 domain-containing protein; protein product: MDELIQKLTNQLGIDPSVAASATAKAMALVKEQVGDDLFSKISNEIPGADSAAEQADAPGSVAGGGLMGAIGGLAGGLLGGSVGDAAKLAQGLSASGLQAGQLGDFASTLVSFLKEKLGDDVVQQIVSKVPALKSLLG